Part of the Thermococcus barossii genome is shown below.
GCGCCGAGGACGGGCGGTGGAACCAACATCCACATGGCCGTTGGCCATCCGTATGGCAATTCCCTCTGGAGGAAGCCGATGAGCACGGGTAGAAGGGTGGCGCTTGAGATAAAGCGCGCGGTTGAGCTGGACGAGCTTGAGAAGGTGGTAACGTGAGGTGGTTGAAATGAGATGGAAGGTTACCGTCATCGTTCGCCTTAAGGAAGGCCTCAACGACCCGGAAGGAAGGGTCATAGGAAACGCCCTCAGGAACCTCGGCTACGCGGTGGAGAACCTTCGCGTTCCCAAGTACTTCGAGTTCGAGCTGGAGAGCGAGAAGCCTGAGCAAGAGGTCGAGGAGATGTGTAAAAAACTCCTTGCCAACCCGCTGATCCACAACTACGAGTACAGCATCGAACCGGTGAGCTGAGATGGTTCGCTTTGCTGTGATAGCCTTTCCGGGAACCAACTGCGACTTCGAAACGGAGAGGGCCATAAGGAGGGCCGGTGCAGAGGCCGAGCGTGTCTGGTACAAGGCCAGCCTCAAGGACTTTGACGGGGTGGTTCTACCCGGAGGATTCAGCTACGCCGATTATCTCCGCGCTGGAGCAATAGCTGCTCGCCAGGAGATAATGGAGGAGGTCAGGGAGTTCGCCCGCGAGAGGAGGCCCGTTCTGGGGATATGCAACGGCTTTCAAATCCTTACCGAGGCCGGTCTCCTTCCGGGGGCGCTGAGGCCGAACAGAATACCGCGCTTCCTCTGCAGGTGGGTGCACCTGAGGGTTGCCAATGTAGAGACGCCGTTCACTTCACTCTA
Proteins encoded:
- the purS gene encoding phosphoribosylformylglycinamidine synthase subunit PurS: MRWKVTVIVRLKEGLNDPEGRVIGNALRNLGYAVENLRVPKYFEFELESEKPEQEVEEMCKKLLANPLIHNYEYSIEPVS
- the purQ gene encoding phosphoribosylformylglycinamidine synthase I, producing MVRFAVIAFPGTNCDFETERAIRRAGAEAERVWYKASLKDFDGVVLPGGFSYADYLRAGAIAARQEIMEEVREFARERRPVLGICNGFQILTEAGLLPGALRPNRIPRFLCRWVHLRVANVETPFTSLYEPGEVIRMPIAHAEGNYYADDPSKVRIVFQYSDEKGNVTEKANPNGSVLNIAAVTNERGNVLGTMPHPERASDRFLGGEDGLRLFRSMVEWARR